TTAAACTCCAAACACTGAGTGTATTATCGTCAAGTGATTGTGTGCATGTTTCTGGGGTTTCCTTAAAAGGTCTTATACTTTCCATAATAGGGAAGGCTTTAGGGAAACCCTCCTGCTGCACATTACATGGTGCAATATTTCAAGAGAGGAGGTTCAGACAGATACCAATATGGAAAAAATGGCTCGAAACTTTACATGTTTTGGTTTCGGACAGGGTCGTAGTGGTATCAGATAATCTGCTTTCGGTATTAAAAATCAAAAAAGAGAATGTGTCTAAATTCAGAGTGATTCCAAACGGATGTGAAATAAAAGGCCGGGCTCGGAGTAGGAATAAGAGAGAAAAATTCATTCTTTGTGCTGGTGGGGGGCGTCCCGAAAAAAACATTCTATCTGTGTGTCAGGCTCTTTCTGAAAGTAAACCTGTGAGGGTGGTGGTTTATGGGGAAAATGGTACAGATACAAGCGCAATAAAAGCCTATCCCTTTGTAGAATATCTTGGCCCGATTAACAGGGCTTATGCATCAGAGCTTATGAGCAGAGCGAAAGTGTTTGTGCAAAACAGTATATATGAACCTTTTGGAATTGCAGCACTTGAGGCTCTCACACATGGCTGCAAAGTTATTGTTTCAAACAAATGTGGTATACTGAATTATTTGCCGGAGGGGTCTGTTGAAATCTGTGACCCCGATGATTGTCACATACTGAGTTTGATATTAACGAAAACACTTCATGAAAATTCACCCAGAAAGGTTCAATTTAAAAAAGAAATTTTTGCATGGAAACATAGGGCTTCAGAGTATATGGGGTGCTGGAGTGAAATGTGTGATAAGCCCGGGTTACATAAATCGCTGGCTGAAAACAGATGAGAAAAGTGTATTTTGATGATGTTTATCAGATTCATATATTGTTATACATTGTAATTTCTCTTACTTCACTTTTTTTGGTTTTAAAATTATGTGAACGTCTTGGGGTAGGTGAGAGGAAAACAGGTTATCTGATTGCTTCGTTTTTCTGTATCTATTCGCTTGTCCCGTTCTTTGATCTGTTGTTTGATTTTTTTCCCGTGCTGCCTGATTCCGGAACCTATTCGGCTATTATCAGGGGAGAGGAATTTGAGTGGCTTCCAAGGGGATACGCTGGTTTCAGTCGCATAGTTACATTTACAGGTACAGCCATAATTGCAGCACGTAGCCCATTTGTGTTTATATCGTTACAGATTTTTCTCTATTTTGTTTCAGTCATACAGATCTGGAAAAGCTGGCTGTATGCCTCAGATGATACAAAGGTGAGTGGAAGTATTGCACGCATCTATTTTACTCTTGC
The sequence above is a segment of the Chitinispirillum alkaliphilum genome. Coding sequences within it:
- a CDS encoding glycosyl transferase family 1, which gives rise to MKILYYGEFDKSNGPGCVDQALLNELGENVCPVMRDQSFKLQTLSVLSSSDCVHVSGVSLKGLILSIIGKALGKPSCCTLHGAIFQERRFRQIPIWKKWLETLHVLVSDRVVVVSDNLLSVLKIKKENVSKFRVIPNGCEIKGRARSRNKREKFILCAGGGRPEKNILSVCQALSESKPVRVVVYGENGTDTSAIKAYPFVEYLGPINRAYASELMSRAKVFVQNSIYEPFGIAALEALTHGCKVIVSNKCGILNYLPEGSVEICDPDDCHILSLILTKTLHENSPRKVQFKKEIFAWKHRASEYMGCWSEMCDKPGLHKSLAENR